A portion of the Zymoseptoria tritici IPO323 chromosome 8, whole genome shotgun sequence genome contains these proteins:
- the Kyn2 gene encoding kynureninase, Kyn2 (L-tryptophan catabolism: kynurenine => anthranilate + L-alanine+ H20.): MDAQKSIEALRNGEQVSWPENINTLEFAQSLDSNKDLPSDLTVSSFRNEFIIPTKAQLKRKTLRDDAQTAAAASGPEDEAIYFCGNSLGLQPKAVSEYMAAYLKTWGSIGVGGHFTDLEDSPLTPYQDMAADCARKSADIVGASPEEIVIMNTLTVNLHLMMAAFYKPSGKKTKIMCEWRPFPSDWYAIESQIEHHGLNPKDNMVLVKPDDGYTMTTSNIISLIDQHASELALILLPGIQYYSGQLLDIPTITAHAHSLNLTIGWDLAHAAGNVELRLHDWDVDFACWCNYKYINCGAGGMAGAFVHSKHGNNGANTGLKGWYGGDKSVRFLMDNKFVPTPGAQGFQLSNPSVVDLTVLSASLSVFEKTSMRALRSKSLLLTGYAERLLAGIAERTQADGEYAFQIITPTDPLQRGTQLSVLLKEGLLEPVSEALEGNGIICDKRKPGCIRVAPVPLYNTFSDVWRFMQVLEKAVKPQVGQSEETGSVEARL; encoded by the exons ATGGACGCTCAAAAGTCGATCGAAGCCCTCCGCAACGGCGAGCAAGTCTCATGGCCGGAGAACATCAACACCCTCGAATTCGCCCAGTCTCTCGATAGTAACAAAGATTTGCCAAG CGATCTGACAGTCTCCAGCTTCCGCAACGAATTCATAATCCCAACCAAGGCACAACTAAAACGCAAGACTCTCAGAGACGATGCCCAAACAGCTGCCGCAGCATCGGGACCAGAGGACGAGGCGATCTACTTCTGCGGCAACTCACTAGGACTCCAACCGAAAGCCGTCTCGGAGTACATGGCCGCGTACCTGAAGACATGGGGTTCTATCGGTGTCGGCGGTCATTTCACAGACTTGGAAGACTCACCACTCACGCCGTATCAAGATATGGCTGCCGATTGTGCGCGGAAGAGTGCTGATATTGTGGGAGCTTCGCCTGAGGAGATTGTGATTATGAACACGTTGACGGTCAACTTGCATTTGATGATGGCGGCATTCTACAAGCCGAGcgggaagaagacgaagattaTGTGCGAGTGGAGGCCGTTTCCGAGTGATTGG TACGCCATCGAATCCCAAATCGAGCACCATGGTCTCAACCCAAAGGACAACATGGTTCTCGTCAAGCCAGACGACGGCTACACAATGACGACATCCAACATCATTTCTCTCATCGACCAGCACGCCTCCGAACTcgccctcatcctcctccccggAATCCAATACTACTCCGGCCAACTCCTCGACATCCCCACCATCACCGCGCACGCCCACTCCCTCAACCTCACCATCGGCTGGGACCTCGCCCACGCCGCCGGCAACGTCGAACTCCGCCTCCACGACTGGGACGTCGACTTCGCCTGCTGGTGCAATTACAAGTACATCAATTGCGGCGCGGGCGGCATGGCGGGCGCATTCGTACACTCCAAGCACGGCAACAACGGCGCCAACACGGGGTTGAAAGGGTGGTATGGCGGCGACAAATCCGTGCGGTTCCTCATGGACAATAAGTTTGTGCCGACGCCTGGCGCTCAAGGGTTTCAGCTCTCGAATCCTTCGGTCGTGGATTTGACGGTTCTTTCGGCGAGTTTGTCGGTTTTTGAAAAGACTTCTATGCGCGCGCTGCGATCGAAGTCGCTGCTGCTGACGGGGTATGCAGAGCGACTTCTTGCTGGTATTGCGGAACGGACGCAGGCGGATGGGGAGTATGCGTTTCAAATCATTACGCCTACGGATCCGCTGCAAAGGGGTACGCAGTTGAGCGTGTTGTTGAAGGAGGGACTCTTGGAGCCGGTGAGCGAGGCGTTGGAGGGGAATGGGATTATTTGCGATAAGCGCAAGCCGGGGTGTATTCGTGTGGCGCCTGTGCCGTTGTATAACACTTTTAGTGATGTGTGGCGGTTTATGCAGGTGTTGGAGAAGGCTGTGAAGCCGCAGGTTGGGCAGAGTGAGGAGACCGGGTCGGTTGAGGCGAGGTTGTGA
- a CDS encoding Ca2+/calmodulin-dependent protein kinase, with product MTVLSNNAILLRRYGLDDPDGGITVSKGSPDVLLNSEDRIQLTQSISITLRSFLEQTEAAPLGRTREAEAALFANHFKLTRRILGIGAYASVRVAIKPDTGRQYACKIVRAPEKNINGIPDKTSREYNVLKDLSHPNIVSLEKVFRTTYSSYIFQELITGGDLLSYLCMHDGCLEEPEAAMISKQLLEAVEYLHLHNVVHRDIKPENILMTSWRMGARVVLTDFGQSRSLADVERAAKHAGAFRMHTQVIQDGCGYSKAIDIWSIGCVTAMMFHKVPESPEFCQYDPSDFEMSQTDDRFHTLDDPKTWGHISSKAKGFIKGCLAPREADRLTASEGLTHKWFTSLHHRSEFEAAYERAVADWKPRPNHTNIVEFIDTSHIQNEEAVRSHHFEPALPRPASEPRSTDQADMIARWRADEVHASPAAFVNYTASQYEEESLDLRRLSLQPPATAQPESASYPQIEDSQDEFRDAYIDHDMEFDLESQLYQASQNQAINRRALTTHGHY from the exons ATGACCGTCCTGTCGAACAATGCGATTCTACTCAGACGCTACGGATTGGATGATCCTGATGGAGGTATCACTGTCAGCAAAGGCTCGCCAGATGTGCTGCTCAACAGTGAAGACCGCATACAACTGACACAAAGCATTTCCATCACACTGCGATCATTCCTCGAGCAGACGGAAGCAGCACCACTTGGTCGCACTCGCGAGGCGGAGGCTGCTCTTTTCGCCAATCACTTCAAGCTCACGAGGCGGATCCTCGGCATTGGTGCGTACGCCTCTGTTCGTGTTGCGATCAAACCAGATACCGGTCGCCAGTATGCGTGCAAGATCGTTCGAGCGCCGGAGAAGAACATCAACGGTATACCTGATAAGACCTCAAGAGAGTACAACGTTCTCAAAGACCTCTCGCATCCCAATATCGTGTCGCTCGAAAAGGTCTTCCGCACAACATACTCAAGCTACATCTTCCAAGAGCTCATCACAGGAGGCGATCTGTTGTCCTATCTCTGCATGCATGATGGTTGTCTCGAAGAACCAGAAGCTGCCATGATCTCGAAACAGCTCCTCGAAGCCGTCGAATACCTGCATCTGCACAACGTCGTCCATCGAGACATCAAGCCCGAGAACATCCTGATGACCTCGTGGCGCATGGGCGCCAGAGTCGTGCTGACAGACTTTGGCCAGTCGAGAAGTCTTGCCGACGTTGAAAGAGCTGCCAAACATGCAGGTGCTTTCCGCATGCACACACAG GTCATTCAAGACGGATGCGGCTACAGTAAAGCCATCGACATCTGGTCGATCGGGTGCGTGACTGCCATGATGTTCCACAAAGTCCCGGAATCCCCAGAGTTCTGCCAATACGACCCGAGCGACTTCGAAATGTCGCAGACCGACGACAGATTCCACACCCTCGATGACCCGAAGACCTGGGGTCACATCAGCTCGAAAGCCAAGGGTTTTATCAAAGGATGTCTCGCTCCGCGAGAAGCTGATCGCCTCACGGCAAGCGAAGGCCTGACTCACAAGTGGTTCActtccctccaccaccgatcGGAATTCGAAGCCGCATATGAGCGAGCTGTCGCCGACTGGAAACCTCGGCCCAACCATACCAATATCGTCGAATTCATCGATACAAGTCACATCCAAAACGAAGAAGCAGTACGCTCCCATCACTTCGAGCCTGCACTTCCTCGACCTGCTTCCGAGCCTCGCTCAACCGACCAAGCCGACATGATCGCTCGGTGGAGGGCAGACGAGGTCCACGCAAGCCCAGCAGCTTTCGTCAACTACACTGCTTCTCAATACGAGGAAGAGAGTCTCGATCTCCGCAGACTCTCACTCCAACCACCAGCCACAGCGCAACCAGAGTCCGCTTCGTACCCACAGATCGAGGACTCCCAAGATGAGTTTCGCGATGCATACATCGACCATGATATGGAGTTCGATCTCGAATCACAACTCTATCAGGCGTCTCAGAATCAGGCGATCAATCGTCGTGCACTTACCACTCATGGCCATTACTAA